Proteins encoded within one genomic window of Methanobacteriales archaeon HGW-Methanobacteriales-1:
- a CDS encoding pyrroline-5-carboxylate reductase: MKIGFIGYGSMGSMILNGFLDSNAISAKDIIVSNRTISKLDDLKEKYPEIEISLKNMDLAKECNLLFLFVNTGEVKNVLDEIKEGLRKDAHIIHISAGLSLKTIEKSFSFKITQIIPSLTSELKEGVSLVCHNGKVNSQEKKFVESLFSRISQVKVVSEEDLDISTDLTSCSPAFMAYIFKGFADIGAARSELTEKEAEEMFLQTLLGTVKLLTENKMSFEEIISRVATKGGITEEGIKSLETDLPLVFDNLFKSTFNKREKLKRDLDKQYNLQ, translated from the coding sequence ATGAAAATAGGATTCATTGGATATGGAAGTATGGGAAGTATGATTTTGAATGGATTTTTGGATTCAAATGCAATATCTGCTAAGGATATAATAGTCTCAAACCGTACAATTTCTAAATTAGATGATTTAAAGGAAAAATATCCTGAGATCGAAATTTCCCTAAAAAATATGGATTTAGCTAAAGAATGTAACCTCCTATTTCTTTTTGTAAATACTGGTGAAGTAAAGAATGTATTAGATGAAATAAAAGAAGGATTAAGGAAAGATGCCCATATAATTCATATATCTGCTGGTTTAAGCTTAAAAACAATTGAAAAAAGTTTTTCTTTTAAAATAACCCAAATAATTCCCAGCTTAACTTCAGAGCTTAAAGAAGGAGTATCTCTGGTATGCCACAATGGAAAAGTTAATTCACAGGAAAAAAAGTTTGTAGAAAGTCTTTTTAGTAGAATTAGTCAGGTAAAAGTTGTGAGCGAAGAAGATTTAGACATTTCTACGGATCTTACTAGCTGTTCCCCAGCATTTATGGCTTATATTTTTAAGGGATTTGCTGATATTGGAGCTGCTAGAAGTGAATTAACTGAAAAAGAAGCAGAAGAAATGTTTTTACAGACTTTATTGGGTACGGTTAAACTTTTAACTGAAAATAAAATGAGTTTTGAAGAAATTATATCTCGAGTAGCCACTAAAGGCGGCATTACTGAAGAAGGAATAAAATCACTGGAAACTGATCTCCCATTAGTTTTTGATAACTTATTTAAAAGCACTTTTAATAAACGTGAAAAATTAAAAAGAGATTTAGATAAACAGTATAATCTTC